A part of Cannabis sativa cultivar Pink pepper isolate KNU-18-1 chromosome 6, ASM2916894v1, whole genome shotgun sequence genomic DNA contains:
- the LOC115694991 gene encoding uncharacterized protein LOC115694991 has translation MKWHPDKNRNNKKEAEATFKQISEAYEVLSDPHKKQIYDQYGEEGLKDMPPPGTSGSPFGNGGCSNGFNQRNAEDIFAEFFGSSPFSFGSSGPGRSMRFQSDVGGGNFGGFGGGENIFRSYSEGLVPKKPPAVESKLPCSLEELYSGSTRKMKISRTVACANGSQKKGKFLSQFILLRR, from the exons ATGAAATGGCACCCTGATAAGAATCGTAATAACAAAAAGGAAGCCGAAGCTACATTTAAGCAGATCTCTGAGGCTTATGAG GTATTGAGTGATCCTCATAAGAAACAAATTTATGATCAATATGGTGAAGAAGGATTAAAGGACATGCCACCACCAGGAACTTCTGGATCTCCATTTGGAAATGGAGGTTGCTCAAATGGGTTTAATCAAAGGAATGCAGAGGACATCTTTGCAGAGTTCTTTGGAAGTAGTCCTTTTAGTTTTGGTTCATCAGGACCAGGGAGATCTATGAGGTTTCAGTCAGATGTAGGAGGAGGAAATTTTGGTGGATTCGGTGGTGGTGAAAATATTTTCCGGTCATATAGTGAAGGTCTTGTTCCAAAGAAACCACCAGCTGTGGAGAGCAAATTGCCTTGCAGCCTTGAGGAACTATATTCTGGCTCAACTAGGAAAATGAAAATCTCAAGAACTGTAGCATGTGCCAATGG TTCACAGAAAAAGGGCAAATTTTTGTCACAGTTCATCTTGTTGAGGAGGTAA